In the genome of Variibacter gotjawalensis, one region contains:
- a CDS encoding SRPBCC family protein produces MDAAADIVIFRPRREVAAFIMDPRNDPLWGTSIESARPLQPGPLVTGARVEQISKAWGVRSSVIYEVTSIEADHHMELHVADPVDMWMLYELDDTPGGTLVRARTKASMPQSFAFKVFSFLARWNLRRDLRKLKRHLERAP; encoded by the coding sequence TTGGACGCCGCTGCCGACATCGTCATTTTTCGCCCGCGCCGCGAGGTCGCGGCCTTCATCATGGATCCGCGCAACGATCCGTTATGGGGAACGTCGATCGAATCCGCGCGTCCGCTGCAGCCGGGACCGTTGGTGACCGGCGCGCGTGTCGAACAGATTTCGAAGGCGTGGGGCGTGCGCAGTTCGGTGATCTACGAAGTCACCTCGATCGAAGCCGATCACCACATGGAGCTGCATGTCGCCGACCCGGTCGACATGTGGATGCTCTACGAACTCGACGACACGCCGGGCGGCACGCTCGTCCGCGCGCGCACCAAAGCGTCGATGCCGCAGTCCTTCGCGTTCAAGGTGTTCTCATTCCTGGCGCGCTGGAATTTGCGGCGCGATCTCCGCAAGCTGAAGCGGCACCTGGAACGCGCGCCTTAG
- a CDS encoding GNAT family N-acetyltransferase → MNLSSLRRADLRDLEAVRAFQHGAYARNRAIQNVEPLPLMVEYADIFRTHEVWLSEQGGALGGVLILEDRPEDLLVWSVATAETAKESGIGNQMMTAAEERAAELGKSVMRLYTGQKLTRNVAWYERRGYVIERIETMPDRNVVHMVKTLNK, encoded by the coding sequence ATGAACCTCTCGTCCCTGCGCCGCGCCGATTTGCGCGATCTCGAAGCCGTGCGTGCGTTTCAACACGGCGCCTACGCGCGCAATCGCGCGATCCAGAATGTCGAGCCGCTGCCGCTGATGGTGGAATATGCGGACATCTTTCGCACCCACGAAGTCTGGCTCAGCGAACAAGGCGGCGCGCTCGGCGGCGTCCTGATCCTGGAGGATCGCCCAGAGGATCTTCTGGTCTGGAGCGTCGCGACCGCCGAGACCGCAAAGGAATCCGGCATCGGCAATCAGATGATGACGGCGGCGGAGGAACGTGCCGCCGAACTCGGCAAGTCTGTCATGCGCCTCTACACGGGCCAGAAGCTCACCCGCAACGTTGCGTGGTACGAGCGTCGCGGCTATGTGATTGAGCGCATCGAAACCATGCCGGATCGCAACGTCGTTCACATGGTCAAGACGCTGAACAAATAA
- a CDS encoding IlvD/Edd family dehydratase: MAKGNGKTPGTNGHKAGPASPKAGKEPGTPHPKGKKRRSQLWFDNPENPGMTALYLERYVNFGITLEELTSGKPIIGIAQTGSDLSPCNRHHIDLAKRVRDGIVAAGGIALEFPVHPIQETGKRPGAALDRNLAYLGLVELLYGYPLDGVVLTTGCDKTTPACIMAAATVNLPAIVLSGGPMLNGWWKGERAGSGTAVWQARQELAAERIDYKEFIDLVGSSAPSIGHCNTMGTASTMNALAEALGMSLPGCAAIPAPYRDRGQISYRTGLRIVEMVEEDLKPSDILTREAFENAIVANSAIGGSTNAPIHINAIARHIGVQVSIEDWEKVGYNVPLLVNMQPTGKYLGEEYYRAGGLPAVMNELLKAKRIHGKALTVNGKTMAENLKGAEIHDEDVIRRYKKPLKENAGFKILKGNLFDNAVMKISGISEEFRQRYLLNPKDPMAFEGKAVVFEGPEDYHHRIDDPKLKIDEHTMLFIRGTGPIGYPGAAEVVNMQPPAALIKRGILSLPCIGDGRQSGTSGSPSILNASPEAAAGGGLALVKTGDRIRIDLNKGEANILISAGELAQRRADLQKRGGFPIPASQTPWQEIQREMVEQLGDGMVLKPAVKYQRVAQRSGAPRDNH, encoded by the coding sequence ATGGCGAAGGGTAACGGAAAAACACCTGGCACGAACGGCCACAAAGCTGGCCCCGCCAGCCCGAAAGCCGGCAAAGAGCCGGGCACTCCGCACCCGAAGGGCAAGAAGCGCCGCTCGCAGCTGTGGTTCGACAATCCGGAAAATCCCGGCATGACGGCGCTCTATCTGGAGCGCTACGTCAACTTCGGCATCACGCTCGAAGAGCTGACCTCCGGCAAGCCGATCATCGGCATCGCGCAGACCGGCTCGGACCTCTCGCCGTGCAATCGCCACCACATCGATCTTGCCAAGCGCGTGCGCGACGGCATCGTTGCGGCAGGCGGTATCGCGCTCGAATTTCCCGTCCACCCGATTCAGGAAACCGGCAAGCGCCCGGGCGCCGCGCTCGACCGCAACCTCGCCTATCTCGGCCTTGTCGAACTTCTCTATGGCTACCCGCTCGACGGCGTCGTGCTGACGACCGGCTGCGATAAGACGACGCCGGCCTGCATCATGGCGGCCGCCACCGTGAACCTTCCGGCCATCGTCCTCTCGGGCGGCCCGATGCTGAACGGCTGGTGGAAGGGCGAACGCGCCGGCTCCGGCACAGCTGTTTGGCAGGCGCGCCAGGAGCTCGCCGCCGAGCGTATCGACTACAAGGAATTCATCGATCTCGTCGGCTCGTCCGCGCCGTCGATCGGCCACTGCAACACGATGGGCACCGCGTCGACGATGAACGCGCTCGCCGAAGCGCTCGGCATGTCGCTGCCGGGCTGCGCCGCGATCCCCGCGCCGTATCGCGATCGCGGCCAGATCTCGTATCGCACCGGCCTGCGCATCGTCGAGATGGTCGAGGAAGACCTAAAGCCGTCTGACATTCTCACCCGCGAAGCTTTCGAGAATGCGATCGTCGCAAACTCTGCGATCGGCGGCTCGACGAACGCGCCGATCCACATCAACGCGATCGCGCGCCATATCGGCGTGCAGGTCTCGATCGAGGACTGGGAGAAGGTCGGCTACAACGTGCCGCTGCTCGTCAACATGCAGCCGACCGGGAAATATCTCGGCGAGGAATACTACCGCGCCGGCGGTCTGCCCGCGGTCATGAACGAACTCCTCAAGGCGAAGCGCATTCACGGCAAGGCCCTCACCGTCAACGGCAAGACGATGGCCGAGAATCTCAAGGGCGCGGAGATCCACGATGAGGACGTCATCCGTCGTTACAAGAAGCCGCTGAAGGAAAACGCCGGCTTCAAAATTCTGAAGGGCAATCTCTTCGACAACGCCGTGATGAAAATCTCCGGCATCTCGGAAGAATTCCGCCAGCGCTATCTGCTCAATCCGAAAGACCCGATGGCGTTCGAAGGCAAAGCCGTCGTGTTCGAAGGCCCGGAAGATTATCACCACCGCATCGACGATCCGAAGCTCAAGATCGACGAACACACGATGCTGTTCATCCGCGGCACCGGCCCGATCGGTTATCCGGGCGCGGCCGAGGTCGTGAACATGCAGCCGCCGGCAGCGCTCATCAAACGCGGCATTCTCTCGCTGCCGTGCATCGGCGATGGCCGTCAATCCGGCACATCGGGCTCCCCGTCGATCCTCAATGCGTCGCCGGAAGCAGCAGCAGGTGGCGGCCTCGCGTTGGTGAAAACCGGCGACCGAATCCGCATCGATCTCAACAAGGGCGAGGCGAATATCCTGATCTCGGCCGGCGAACTCGCACAGCGACGCGCCGATCTGCAGAAGCGCGGCGGCTTCCCGATCCCGGCGAGCCAAACACCGTGGCAGGAAATCCAGCGCGAGATGGTCGAACAGCTCGGCGACGGCATGGTGCTCAAGCCGGCCGTGAAGTATCAGCGTGTCGCTCAGCGCTCCGGCGCTCCGCGCGACAACCACTAG
- a CDS encoding NAD(P)H-dependent flavin oxidoreductase — MPIPQSFQGRLRLPAIAAPMFLCSGPDLVVEACRAGVVGTFPALNQRTSEGFEAWLEEIQQRLDSHKAEHPAPYGVNLIVHKSNPRVDADLKLCVKHKVPLIITSLGAVSELVEAVHSYGGLVFHDVINIRHAEKAAAAGVDGLIAVCAGAGGHAGTMSPFALVSEIRKFFHGTILLSGVMSTGRHIAAAQMMGADLAYIGTRFIATKESMADERFKQMVVDSTASDILYTPAISGVSGNFLKPSIVASGGDPDNMPVNDKGYTSGHARAWKDVWSAGQGVGSIHDIPTMAELVAHMRREYVNAVGTFAADARAYSSPVREAAE; from the coding sequence TTGCCAATCCCGCAATCTTTCCAAGGCCGTCTGCGTTTGCCCGCCATCGCGGCCCCGATGTTTCTGTGCTCCGGGCCGGATCTGGTGGTCGAAGCCTGCCGCGCCGGTGTGGTCGGCACATTCCCGGCGCTCAACCAGCGCACCTCCGAGGGTTTCGAGGCTTGGCTTGAGGAAATCCAACAGCGGCTCGACAGCCACAAGGCCGAGCACCCGGCGCCCTACGGCGTCAACCTGATCGTCCACAAGTCGAACCCGCGCGTCGATGCGGACCTCAAGCTCTGCGTCAAGCACAAGGTGCCGCTGATCATCACATCGCTCGGCGCCGTGTCGGAGCTGGTCGAAGCCGTGCACAGCTACGGGGGTCTCGTTTTCCACGATGTCATCAACATCCGCCACGCCGAGAAGGCCGCGGCGGCGGGGGTCGACGGCTTGATCGCGGTGTGCGCGGGTGCGGGCGGCCATGCCGGCACGATGAGCCCGTTCGCGCTCGTCAGCGAAATCCGCAAATTTTTCCACGGGACGATTTTGCTATCCGGCGTGATGTCGACGGGACGCCATATCGCGGCCGCGCAGATGATGGGGGCGGATCTCGCCTATATCGGCACGCGTTTCATCGCGACGAAGGAGAGCATGGCGGACGAGCGCTTCAAGCAGATGGTCGTCGACAGCACCGCGTCGGACATTCTCTACACACCGGCGATCAGCGGTGTTTCGGGCAACTTCCTGAAGCCCAGCATCGTCGCGTCAGGCGGCGATCCGGACAATATGCCGGTCAACGACAAGGGCTATACGAGCGGCCATGCGCGGGCCTGGAAGGACGTTTGGTCGGCCGGGCAGGGTGTCGGTTCGATCCACGATATCCCGACGATGGCAGAACTCGTCGCACATATGCGCCGCGAATACGTGAATGCGGTCGGCACCTTCGCGGCCGACGCGCGCGCCTACAGCAGTCCGGTGCGGGAAGCCGCTGAGTAG
- the denD gene encoding D-erythronate dehydrogenase, protein MHVLITGAAGMIGRKLTERLVREDGLNGQAIDKLTLTDIVKPAAPAGYTGKVKAYAADIADTKQSAKMVSERPDVIFHLASIVSGEAELEFDKGYRINLIGMLGLIEAVRRTGEDYHPKFVFTSSVAVFGAPFPHSIPDEFHLTPLTSYGTQKGICELLLADYTRKGFLDGVGIRLPTICVRPGKPNKAASGFFSGIIREPLAGVEAILPVSESVRHTHATPQSAVGFLIHAAGLTKEQLGHRLNLTMPGVNVTVGEQIESLRRVAGDKVASRIRREPDELIMRVVGGWAERVDAKRARELGFKAEDSFDDIIRTHIDEELGGNIAA, encoded by the coding sequence ATGCACGTATTGATCACCGGCGCGGCCGGCATGATTGGCCGCAAACTGACCGAGCGCCTGGTTCGAGAAGACGGCCTCAACGGCCAAGCCATCGACAAGCTCACGCTCACGGACATCGTCAAACCGGCGGCGCCGGCCGGCTACACCGGCAAGGTCAAGGCTTACGCGGCCGACATCGCCGACACCAAGCAGAGCGCCAAGATGGTGTCGGAGCGCCCGGACGTCATTTTCCACCTCGCATCGATCGTATCGGGCGAAGCCGAACTCGAATTCGACAAAGGTTACCGCATCAACTTGATCGGCATGCTCGGCCTCATCGAGGCCGTTCGCCGCACCGGCGAAGACTATCATCCGAAATTCGTCTTCACATCGTCGGTTGCCGTTTTCGGCGCGCCGTTCCCGCATTCGATCCCGGACGAATTCCACCTGACGCCGCTGACGTCATACGGAACACAAAAAGGCATCTGCGAGCTGCTGCTCGCCGATTACACCCGCAAGGGCTTCCTCGACGGCGTCGGCATTCGCCTGCCGACCATCTGCGTGCGCCCCGGCAAGCCGAACAAAGCGGCGTCCGGCTTCTTCTCCGGCATCATCCGCGAGCCGCTCGCCGGCGTCGAGGCGATCCTCCCGGTCTCCGAGAGCGTGCGCCACACGCATGCGACGCCGCAGTCGGCCGTCGGCTTCCTCATTCACGCGGCCGGCCTGACGAAAGAGCAGCTCGGCCATCGCCTTAACCTCACGATGCCGGGCGTCAACGTCACGGTCGGCGAGCAGATCGAGTCGCTGCGCCGCGTCGCCGGCGACAAGGTCGCGTCGCGCATTCGCCGCGAGCCAGACGAACTCATCATGCGCGTCGTCGGCGGCTGGGCCGAACGCGTCGACGCTAAGCGCGCGCGCGAACTCGGCTTCAAGGCCGAGGACTCGTTCGACGACATCATCCGCACCCACATCGACGAGGAGCTGGGCGGCAATATCGCTGCCTGA
- a CDS encoding GNAT family N-acetyltransferase encodes MQEKVGGPVGPIVDTTPGKLPGAVTLRGRFGHIEKLDAARHGKDLWQGVKSDDTLWNYLGYGPFPDETAFQEWLATRPPLADPYSYAIVDADGRAVGISTLMEIRPAMRVIEVGNILYATPLQRTPLATEAQYLLARYAFEDLGYRRYEWKCNALNAPSRRSAKRFGFTYEGEFRQHMIIKGRNRDTSWFSMTDAEWPACKAAFERWLAPDNFDAAGRQKATLEACRGTA; translated from the coding sequence ATGCAAGAAAAAGTGGGCGGACCTGTGGGTCCCATCGTCGACACGACGCCCGGCAAACTGCCGGGCGCCGTCACGTTGCGCGGCCGTTTCGGCCACATCGAAAAGCTCGATGCGGCCCGTCACGGCAAGGACTTGTGGCAAGGCGTCAAGAGCGACGACACGCTATGGAACTATCTCGGCTACGGCCCCTTCCCGGACGAAACCGCGTTCCAGGAATGGCTCGCGACGCGCCCGCCGCTCGCGGACCCGTATTCCTACGCGATCGTCGACGCGGACGGCCGCGCGGTCGGCATCTCGACGCTGATGGAAATCCGCCCCGCGATGCGGGTGATCGAGGTCGGCAACATCCTCTACGCCACGCCGCTGCAACGCACACCGCTGGCGACCGAAGCGCAGTATCTCCTCGCGCGCTACGCCTTCGAAGACCTCGGCTATCGCCGCTACGAATGGAAATGCAACGCGCTCAACGCGCCGTCGCGCCGTTCCGCAAAGCGTTTCGGCTTCACATACGAGGGCGAATTCCGCCAGCACATGATCATCAAGGGCCGCAACCGCGACACGTCGTGGTTCTCGATGACGGATGCGGAATGGCCGGCATGCAAAGCCGCATTTGAACGCTGGCTCGCACCTGATAACTTCGATGCCGCCGGACGTCAGAAGGCGACACTCGAAGCGTGTCGAGGAACTGCATGA
- a CDS encoding hemolysin family protein, translating to MSVVSSRRLRLQQMAEAGSSGAARAVALADDPGKFLSSVQFGITLIGIMSGAFGGATLGARLGPLLNEFSFIAPHGENVAFVIIVIFITALSVIVGELVPKRVALSNPEPIAAKVARPLEIVSMIGRPFVWFFERSTAGILALLNVKDRGKEGVTEEEVKFAIAEGTEAGVIDEVEEEMIHGVLDLADRTVASIMTPRPDVYWIDLDDDPETIARDIAECQYSRVVIAKDGDMSHPLGVVQIKDLVPDLIGGRGIRLEAHVRDPEHVPEGIPAMRMLQTFRTTPLHVAFVFDEYGDFQGLVTLTDIMGAIAGDLPEQHKQTPQELHRRDDGSWLVDGRASIDEVKETLGLRFETTGEFHTAAGLVLDRMSRIPDEGDHFTFEGWRIEVIDMDSNRIDKLLFIPPALTPDEAAAAK from the coding sequence ATGTCTGTCGTCTCCTCGCGGCGCTTGCGTCTGCAGCAAATGGCGGAAGCCGGCTCCAGCGGGGCTGCGCGCGCCGTCGCGCTGGCGGACGATCCGGGCAAATTCCTCTCCTCCGTTCAGTTCGGCATCACCCTTATCGGGATCATGTCCGGCGCGTTCGGCGGCGCGACGCTTGGCGCGCGCCTGGGGCCTTTGTTGAACGAGTTCTCGTTCATCGCCCCACACGGCGAGAATGTCGCCTTCGTTATCATCGTCATCTTCATCACGGCGCTGTCGGTCATCGTCGGTGAGCTCGTGCCGAAGCGCGTCGCGCTATCGAACCCTGAGCCGATCGCCGCCAAGGTCGCGCGTCCGCTCGAAATCGTCTCGATGATCGGCCGCCCGTTCGTCTGGTTCTTCGAGCGTTCCACAGCCGGCATCCTCGCGCTGCTGAACGTCAAGGATCGCGGCAAGGAAGGCGTCACCGAAGAAGAGGTGAAGTTCGCTATCGCGGAAGGCACCGAAGCCGGCGTCATCGACGAAGTCGAAGAAGAGATGATCCACGGCGTGCTCGATCTCGCCGATCGCACGGTCGCTTCGATCATGACGCCACGCCCGGACGTTTACTGGATCGACCTCGACGACGATCCGGAGACTATCGCGCGCGATATCGCGGAGTGCCAGTATTCCCGCGTCGTCATCGCTAAGGATGGCGACATGAGCCACCCGCTCGGCGTCGTCCAGATCAAAGATCTCGTGCCGGATTTGATCGGCGGCCGCGGCATCCGCCTCGAAGCGCATGTGCGCGACCCGGAGCATGTGCCGGAAGGCATTCCGGCCATGCGCATGCTGCAGACGTTCCGCACGACGCCGCTGCATGTCGCTTTCGTCTTCGACGAATACGGCGACTTCCAAGGCCTCGTCACGCTCACCGACATCATGGGCGCCATCGCCGGCGACTTGCCGGAGCAGCACAAGCAGACGCCGCAGGAACTCCATCGCCGCGACGACGGCTCGTGGCTGGTCGACGGCCGCGCCTCGATCGACGAGGTCAAGGAAACGCTTGGCCTGCGCTTCGAGACGACCGGCGAATTCCACACGGCAGCTGGTCTCGTGCTCGATCGTATGTCCCGTATTCCGGACGAAGGCGACCACTTCACCTTCGAGGGCTGGCGCATCGAAGTTATCGACATGGACTCGAACCGCATCGACAAGCTGCTGTTCATCCCGCCGGCGCTCACGCCGGATGAAGCTGCGGCGGCGAAATAA
- a CDS encoding transporter substrate-binding domain-containing protein: MRWMKIGVLLAAITMAGDTMADDNAKKELAPNGTLRVGLVFAPSMSLFFVVKDANGQARGVTHDIGKALGASLGLPVEFVLFPNSGLATDATESGAVDVSFMPVDEERKKRIAFGTNYTLGESTYMATGASGAKTVEEVDRAGMRVIGIANTTTIRAATRTLKNTTIAPVTSVEDAVSALRDGKADAFALSRDSLPTYVKQIAGSRIVDGAFQQIGIAIAVKKGKEAALGLVTDFLEDAKKSGVVRKALDAAGYPDSPVAPAGSRS, from the coding sequence ATGCGATGGATGAAGATCGGTGTGCTTCTGGCCGCGATCACGATGGCAGGAGACACCATGGCTGACGACAACGCGAAGAAGGAACTTGCGCCGAACGGAACACTGCGCGTCGGATTGGTGTTCGCGCCGTCGATGTCGCTGTTCTTCGTCGTGAAGGATGCTAACGGGCAAGCGCGCGGCGTGACGCACGATATCGGCAAGGCGCTCGGCGCAAGCCTCGGACTGCCGGTCGAGTTCGTGCTGTTTCCGAATTCCGGGCTTGCGACGGACGCGACGGAGTCGGGAGCGGTCGATGTGTCGTTCATGCCGGTCGACGAGGAGCGCAAGAAGCGCATCGCGTTCGGCACGAACTACACTCTCGGCGAGAGCACCTATATGGCAACCGGCGCATCCGGCGCGAAGACTGTCGAGGAGGTCGATCGCGCCGGCATGCGTGTGATCGGCATCGCGAATACGACGACGATCCGCGCGGCGACACGCACGCTGAAGAACACGACGATCGCGCCGGTGACGTCGGTGGAAGACGCCGTGTCGGCATTGCGCGACGGCAAGGCCGATGCGTTCGCGCTCTCCCGCGACTCGTTGCCAACCTACGTGAAACAGATCGCAGGATCGCGCATCGTCGACGGCGCGTTTCAGCAGATCGGTATTGCGATTGCGGTGAAGAAGGGCAAGGAGGCCGCGCTCGGCCTCGTCACGGATTTCCTCGAGGATGCGAAAAAGTCCGGCGTCGTGCGCAAGGCGCTCGATGCGGCGGGATATCCGGATAGCCCCGTCGCGCCCGCGGGGTCGCGGTCGTAG
- a CDS encoding isocitrate lyase/PEP mutase family protein gives MTSIADRRREFRRLHESGCFVIPNPWDVGSARYLASAGFKALATTSAGAAWTLGYADGKCPEDEMLAHIASIVNATNLPVNADFEGGHSDSPDDIGGSVTRCIETGVAGLSIEDYTNDKDDPIYDFDLAVARIKSARLAVDRAGGDVLLVGRAEGLIRNRPDFDEIIRRLDAYSSAGADCLYAPGIATAEQIAAVVKVAGRKPVNVLMGAPSKLSVKDLEELGVRRISVGGSLARSAWGGFVRAVKTITEQGTFDGFKDAMPGVEINKLLSQ, from the coding sequence ATGACATCGATCGCCGACCGCCGCCGTGAATTCCGCCGCCTGCATGAGAGTGGCTGCTTCGTTATCCCGAACCCGTGGGACGTCGGCAGCGCCAGATACCTCGCGTCCGCCGGCTTCAAAGCCCTCGCGACGACGAGCGCCGGCGCCGCCTGGACCTTGGGCTATGCCGACGGCAAATGCCCCGAAGACGAGATGCTCGCGCATATCGCATCGATCGTGAATGCGACGAACCTGCCGGTGAATGCCGACTTCGAAGGCGGCCACAGCGACAGCCCGGACGATATCGGCGGCAGCGTCACGCGCTGCATCGAGACCGGCGTCGCGGGCCTCTCGATCGAGGACTACACGAACGACAAGGACGATCCGATCTACGACTTCGATCTCGCGGTCGCGCGCATCAAGTCGGCACGTCTCGCAGTCGATCGCGCGGGCGGCGATGTACTGCTGGTCGGCCGCGCCGAAGGGCTCATCCGCAATCGTCCGGACTTCGACGAGATCATCCGCCGTCTCGACGCCTACTCGAGCGCCGGCGCCGACTGTCTCTACGCGCCAGGAATTGCGACTGCGGAGCAGATCGCGGCCGTCGTCAAAGTCGCGGGACGCAAGCCCGTCAACGTGCTCATGGGCGCGCCGAGCAAACTCTCCGTCAAAGACCTCGAAGAACTCGGCGTGCGGCGCATCAGTGTCGGCGGCTCGCTCGCGCGCAGCGCTTGGGGCGGCTTCGTCCGCGCCGTGAAAACGATCACAGAGCAAGGAACGTTCGACGGCTTCAAGGATGCGATGCCGGGTGTCGAAATCAACAAACTGCTGAGTCAATGA
- a CDS encoding SDR family oxidoreductase, which produces MAGRLQGKTAFITAAAAGIGLASVETFLAEGAKVIATDIDEAGLKKLKGAITHKLDVTSTDAVSALAKDVGPVDILLNAAGWVHHGTAIDTKEEDWDRSFDLNVKSMYRTIRAFLPGMLEKKKGSIINIASGASSVRGIPFRYAYGTTKAAVIGLTKSVAADYIRQGIRVNAVCPGTIETPSLGMRIDTLSRQSGKSIEKVKQDFVDRQPMARLGTAQEIAWLCTYLASDESSYTTGQVHLADGGFAL; this is translated from the coding sequence ATGGCGGGCAGGCTTCAAGGCAAGACGGCGTTCATCACGGCGGCAGCGGCCGGCATCGGCCTCGCAAGCGTCGAGACATTCCTTGCCGAGGGCGCGAAAGTCATCGCGACCGACATCGACGAAGCCGGCCTCAAGAAACTCAAAGGCGCGATCACGCACAAGCTCGACGTAACATCGACGGACGCCGTGAGCGCGCTCGCGAAGGACGTCGGCCCGGTCGATATCCTGCTCAATGCGGCAGGCTGGGTCCACCACGGCACCGCGATCGACACCAAGGAAGAAGACTGGGATCGCTCGTTCGACCTCAACGTGAAGTCGATGTACCGCACGATCCGCGCCTTTTTGCCGGGCATGCTGGAAAAGAAAAAGGGCTCGATCATCAATATCGCGTCGGGCGCGTCTTCTGTGCGCGGCATCCCGTTCCGCTACGCTTACGGCACCACGAAAGCCGCGGTCATCGGCCTGACCAAATCGGTCGCCGCCGACTACATCCGCCAGGGCATCCGCGTAAACGCCGTCTGCCCAGGCACGATCGAAACGCCGTCGCTCGGCATGCGCATCGACACGCTGTCGCGGCAGAGCGGCAAGTCGATCGAAAAAGTGAAACAGGACTTCGTCGATCGCCAGCCGATGGCGCGCCTCGGCACCGCGCAAGAGATCGCCTGGCTGTGCACGTATCTCGCCTCCGACGAGTCGAGCTACACGACCGGCCAGGTTCACCTCGCCGACGGCGGCTTCGCGCTCTAA
- a CDS encoding transporter substrate-binding domain-containing protein produces MRLLGSCLAALLACSLSAQAQDREATMKELAPTGTLRVAVAVGPAASALWTTRDATTGRPRGVTIDLGTALGAKLGIPVTFVELKSSGEIIESASSGTWDVGFTPVDDERKKLVDFGPNYALGESTYMVAPGSKIQSIAEVDRPGVRVVGVENTATIRTARRTLKNTEAIGTKGLDEAVAMMKDGKADAIALGRESLESLVDQFPGARVLDGYFHATGTAIAVPKGRAAALKIMTDFIEAAKQDGTVRRAFDAAGLQKTKVAPAGSRS; encoded by the coding sequence ATGCGGCTTTTAGGATCGTGTCTCGCGGCACTGCTCGCATGTTCGCTTTCGGCTCAAGCCCAGGATCGTGAGGCGACGATGAAGGAACTGGCTCCCACCGGCACGTTGCGGGTTGCCGTCGCGGTCGGCCCCGCGGCCTCCGCGCTGTGGACGACGCGCGATGCGACGACCGGGCGGCCACGCGGCGTGACGATCGATCTCGGCACGGCGCTCGGCGCGAAACTGGGGATTCCAGTCACGTTCGTGGAGCTTAAGAGTTCCGGTGAGATCATCGAGTCGGCTTCGAGCGGCACGTGGGATGTCGGCTTCACGCCGGTCGACGACGAGCGCAAGAAGCTCGTCGATTTCGGCCCGAACTACGCGCTCGGTGAAAGCACCTACATGGTCGCGCCGGGTTCGAAGATCCAAAGCATCGCAGAGGTCGACCGGCCGGGCGTCCGCGTTGTCGGCGTCGAGAATACGGCAACGATCCGCACGGCGCGGCGCACGCTCAAGAACACCGAGGCGATCGGGACGAAGGGGCTCGACGAAGCCGTCGCGATGATGAAGGACGGCAAAGCGGATGCCATCGCGCTCGGCCGCGAGTCGCTCGAATCCCTCGTCGATCAGTTTCCGGGTGCGCGCGTGCTCGATGGATATTTTCATGCGACCGGCACGGCGATCGCGGTGCCGAAGGGACGCGCTGCCGCGCTGAAGATCATGACGGATTTCATCGAGGCCGCGAAACAGGACGGCACCGTGCGCCGCGCTTTCGATGCGGCGGGCTTGCAGAAAACGAAGGTCGCGCCTGCGGGTTCGCGGTCTTGA